CCGGCGCATGACCTTGCCGTAGAGCGGGTGCTTCACGCGATCCTCGACCTCGACGACGATGGTCTTGTCCATCTTGTCGCTGACGACGTAACCGCGGCGGGCCTTACGGTAGCCGCGCTGTTCCTTCTCGACCTCAGCCATTCTTAGGCCTCCTTCGTCTCAGCGGCGGCGTCCGCCTGCTCGGTCTTCTTGCTGCTCTTCTTCGCCTTGGCGGGAGCAGGGGCGGCCGCCGG
This DNA window, taken from Leucobacter tenebrionis, encodes the following:
- the rpsQ gene encoding 30S ribosomal protein S17, producing the protein MAEVEKEQRGYRKARRGYVVSDKMDKTIVVEVEDRVKHPLYGKVMRRSSKVKAHDEQNTAGIGDLVLIHETRPLSATKRWRLVEILEKAK